Genomic DNA from Pseudomonas fluorescens:
GACGTTAGCGGATGCACGACCACGCTCATCCTTCGGCGCTCTATTAGCCAAAAGTTGTGAATAATTTTTAGTGGCGATTTTGAAGCGGCTTTCCAGTTTTTTATCTATAACTATCAGGTGGTGTGGAGTGTTTTTTAAGAGTGGTCCGATTATTCTATCGTACCGGCGTGCACGCCCAGGGTCTATTCTAGAATTAGCTAGTTTATTAAGTTCTTTCTCGGAGAAATGATCCGATTTAGGACGGTAGGGTCCTCTTTTTTCTCTCTCGCGAGGCAATGCTTCTAATCCCGTCGGGGCTTCACTAGGAGTGCCGGACGATGTGCCGGGAGTTGAGTGATTATTGGCTGGCAATTCTGCTATTAGGTTGGTTTCAGTTTGGGTAGAGCGGGTAAAAGTGCGAGGAGTGGAAAGGTCTAATGCGGTTTCTTGTACCGGTGGCAGGTATGCTTGGCTAGTCGATGGTCGGATATATCTTTGGCTAGTCGATGGTCGGAAAAATGGCATGTTCCCACTCGGATCATACCGATTAACCGGATCATTCCCACAATAAGCATACGCATTGATCCCACCCTCATCAAAAGGACTCAACTCATCCGGACTATTGAACCGCATCAATACCGGATTAAAAGCCCGATTACCCTGTCCCAACAAATAATGACCGGTTATCGAGTCAGGACGCTCCCCATTAAAACCGAGCAGACAACTCAAACCGCTTTCCCCTGTGCGATAACCATAGGCGGTATAGACCATCTGTCGCGAGTCTGTATCCGCCACTGTCCTGAGCAACGAACATTGTTGATCCGTCGCCAACAGCATCGTCTCGGCGGCGGCGTCGGTGCCTGATCGTTGCGCCAGTGGCTGGGGGCCGTGACGCATGATTGTCAGCTGCGACTGGCCCTCTATCTCGTTAACCAACTCGTCTTCTTGATAGAAACGTTGGGTGCCTGGGCTCTCCAGAGGCTTCAAGCCTACGAGGCGATCCAGTGGGTCATATTGATAGCGGCACAGTATTTTCATTGGCGGCGCTGACATGGGCTGGGTTCTGCTTGGCGAACTGGGTTGTGTCAGGCTCGGATATTTTTGGGAGGCCGTCTACTAACAGAACTGTTAGTTGGATCGGGCGCTTCTGGTGGGGGAGCCCTGAGGTTTTGTGCTGTGGCTGAGGGCCTCATCGCGAGCAAGCTCGCGATGGCGTCAGCCCAGGCACCTCAACTTTCAAACCGCCACATGATAGGGATTACGCGGATCATGGTTCCAATCCAGGAACGGCTTGCCGGTGTCCACCGTCACCATCTCGATGCAGTCTTGCACCGGGCAGGTGATCTGGCACAGGTTACAGCCCACGCATTCCTCATCGATTACTTCATATTTACGTGTGCCGTCCGCTTGCTTGAGGCTGGCGATGGCCTGGTGTGAGGTGTCTTCGCAGGCGATGTGGCAGCGACCGCAACCGATGCACGCCTCTTGGTCGATTTTTGCGATGACCTGGTAGTTGATGTCCAGGTACTTCCAGTCGGTGGTGTTGCTCACTGCGCGACCGGAGAAGGCCTGGAGGTTGGCGTGGCCGTGCTCGTCCATCCAGCGTGACAGGCCGTCCTTCATCTCGTCGACGATACGAAACCCATGCAGCATTGCGGCGGTGCAGACTTGCACCGCGCCGCTGCCCAAGGCGATGAATTCCGCCGCGTCGCGCCAGCTGCCGATGCCGCCGATGCCGCAGATCGGTAAGCCTTGGGTCTGCGGGTCACGGGCGATTTCGGCGACCATGTTCAGGGCGATGGGCTTGACCGCCGAGCCGCAATAACCGCCATGGGTGCTCTGGCTGCCGACGCTGGGCAGGGCGACCATGCGGTCGAGGTCGACGCTGGTGATGGAGTTGATGGTGTTGATCAGCGACACCGCGTCCGCACCGCCGCGATGGGCGGCCCGGGCGGCGACGCGGATGTCGGTGATGTTCGGCGTGAGCTTGACGATCACCGGCAACGAGCAATAGGTCTTGCACCAACGGGTCACTTGCTCGACGTACTCTGGCACCTGGCCGACCGCCGCGCCCATGCCGCGTTCCGGCATGCCGTGGGGGCAGCCGAAGTTCAGTTCGATGCCGTCGGCACCGGTGGCTTCCACCAACGGCAGGATGCGTTTCCAGGATTCTTCGACGCAGGGCACCATCAGCGACACGATCAACGCCCGGTCCGGCCAATCCTTTTTCACCTGGGTGATTTCCCGCAGGTTGATCTCCAGGGAACGGTCGGTGATCAGCTCGATGTTGTTGATGCCCAACACCTCGCGATTGGCGCCGTAATGGGCTGAGTAGCGCGACGACACGTTCACTGCCGCCGGATCTTCCCCAAGGGTTTTCCAGACCACGCCCCCCCAGCCGGCCTCGAAGGCGCGGACCACGTTGTAGGCCTTGTCGGTGGGCGGCGCGGAGGCCAGCCAGAACGGATTGGGGGCTTTGATGCCGGCGAAGACAATCGACAGATCGGCCATTTACGCAGCCTCCACGTTGAGCATGAGTTGAGCGTTGATCGCCTCGGCGGCGAGCTTGCCGTGCTGCACGGCCTGCACGGTCAGGTCCTGGTCCAGGCTGGTGCAATCGCCGCCGGCGTAGACACCGGGAATGCTGGTGCGCAGGTGTTCGTCCACCAGGATTCGTCCGTCCTGGCGCTTGAGCTCCCGGGCCAGCGGGTCCACCAGTGCGTTGTCATCGAAGGCTTGGCCGATGGCTTTGAAAATGGCGTCGGCGGGCAGGTCGAAGGTGTCGGTGCCGATGACCAGCCGACCGTTTTCCAGGTGGGTGCGGGAGAAGCGCATGCCGCGCACATTCCCCGTGTCGTCGAGCAAGACCTGTTGCGGCTGCGCCCACGTCAACAGGCGCACCTGATTGGCCTTGGCGATGTCCTGTTCATGGACGGTGGCGCCCATGTCTTCCAAGCCGCGGCGGTACACCAGGTTGACATCCCGGGCGCCGAGGCGAGCCATCTGCACGGCCATGTCGATGGCGGTGTTACCGGCGCCGAGCACGATGCAGCGGTCGGCCAGCGGCAACTGGCTGAGGTCGTCGGCCTGGCGCAGTTCGCGGATGTAGTCGGTGGCGGCCAGCAGCCCCGGCGCCTGTTCGTCGCTCAGGCCCAGTTGTTTGCTGGCCGCCAGGCCGAGGCCGAGGAACACCGCGTCAAACTGCTGGTGCAGGTCGCTCAGGCTCAGGTTCTCGCCGAGTTTTTGGCCGTGACGGATTTCGATGCCGCCGATCTCCAACAGGAAGTCCAGTTCACGTTGGGCGTAGTCGTCCACCAGTTTGTACTTGGCGATCCCGTATTCGTTGAGGCCGCCGGCTTTTTCACGGGCTTCGAAAACCACCACGTCATGGCCGTGCATTGCGCTGCGATGGGCGCAGGACAAGCCCGCCGGGCCGGCCCCGACCACGGCGATGCGCTTGCCAGTGGTGGCGGCACGTTTGAACGGGTGTTCGCTGAAATGGGCGTTA
This window encodes:
- a CDS encoding NAD(P)-dependent oxidoreductase — its product is MIQPLSHLPHSQEDPATLAARFSDLAPPLNARQAHLEASRCLYCYDAPCVNACPSEIDIPSFIRNIHQDNVQGAAQKILSANILGGSCARVCPTEILCQQACVRNNVHECAPVLIGQLQRYAVDNAHFSEHPFKRAATTGKRIAVVGAGPAGLSCAHRSAMHGHDVVVFEAREKAGGLNEYGIAKYKLVDDYAQRELDFLLEIGGIEIRHGQKLGENLSLSDLHQQFDAVFLGLGLAASKQLGLSDEQAPGLLAATDYIRELRQADDLSQLPLADRCIVLGAGNTAIDMAVQMARLGARDVNLVYRRGLEDMGATVHEQDIAKANQVRLLTWAQPQQVLLDDTGNVRGMRFSRTHLENGRLVIGTDTFDLPADAIFKAIGQAFDDNALVDPLARELKRQDGRILVDEHLRTSIPGVYAGGDCTSLDQDLTVQAVQHGKLAAEAINAQLMLNVEAA
- the preA gene encoding NAD-dependent dihydropyrimidine dehydrogenase subunit PreA, coding for MADLSIVFAGIKAPNPFWLASAPPTDKAYNVVRAFEAGWGGVVWKTLGEDPAAVNVSSRYSAHYGANREVLGINNIELITDRSLEINLREITQVKKDWPDRALIVSLMVPCVEESWKRILPLVEATGADGIELNFGCPHGMPERGMGAAVGQVPEYVEQVTRWCKTYCSLPVIVKLTPNITDIRVAARAAHRGGADAVSLINTINSITSVDLDRMVALPSVGSQSTHGGYCGSAVKPIALNMVAEIARDPQTQGLPICGIGGIGSWRDAAEFIALGSGAVQVCTAAMLHGFRIVDEMKDGLSRWMDEHGHANLQAFSGRAVSNTTDWKYLDINYQVIAKIDQEACIGCGRCHIACEDTSHQAIASLKQADGTRKYEVIDEECVGCNLCQITCPVQDCIEMVTVDTGKPFLDWNHDPRNPYHVAV
- a CDS encoding RHS repeat-associated core domain-containing protein, whose product is MSAPPMKILCRYQYDPLDRLVGLKPLESPGTQRFYQEDELVNEIEGQSQLTIMRHGPQPLAQRSGTDAAAETMLLATDQQCSLLRTVADTDSRQMVYTAYGYRTGESGLSCLLGFNGERPDSITGHYLLGQGNRAFNPVLMRFNSPDELSPFDEGGINAYAYCGNDPVNRYDPSGNMPFFRPSTSQRYIRPSTSQAYLPPVQETALDLSTPRTFTRSTQTETNLIAELPANNHSTPGTSSGTPSEAPTGLEALPREREKRGPYRPKSDHFSEKELNKLANSRIDPGRARRYDRIIGPLLKNTPHHLIVIDKKLESRFKIATKNYSQLLANRAPKDERGRASANVRNSRIRAKVKFLEDNATLIRKQRFKLY